Proteins encoded within one genomic window of Candidatus Eisenbacteria bacterium:
- a CDS encoding aldo/keto reductase — MMDHRRFGQTGLQVPAIGFGCWEIGGGYGQVEEVEFTRAIGRAIDLGINCFDTAEGYGLGASERALAKALGRRRRDVILVTKFGIGYRDKPNMRDSSRERVMASVENSLKNLGTDTIDVYLIHWPDRRTPFEETMRALEDLVRQGKVRFVGVSNFKREEIEACMRVRRVDVVQYGWNLFDRRMQRDVFPYCRDQGIGVMTYGSLAYGLLTGTLTENVDFGSGSDDWRARRGNLGSITAFQTLFGPEYFPRNVRAVEELKGVAARYGRSLPQLALRWATSNPVVNTALVGCRTVAEVEDNVGALGWSISEADLREIDAIFARHGVNTVPDGWIDEGT, encoded by the coding sequence ATGATGGATCATCGGCGGTTCGGACAGACGGGTTTGCAGGTCCCGGCGATCGGCTTCGGCTGCTGGGAGATCGGCGGCGGCTACGGGCAGGTCGAGGAGGTGGAGTTCACCCGCGCCATCGGGCGCGCCATCGACCTTGGCATCAACTGCTTCGACACCGCCGAGGGGTACGGCCTGGGTGCCTCAGAGCGCGCGCTCGCGAAGGCGCTCGGCCGGCGCCGCCGGGACGTGATCCTCGTGACCAAGTTCGGCATCGGATACCGGGACAAGCCGAACATGCGCGACTCGAGCCGCGAGCGCGTCATGGCGTCGGTCGAGAACAGCCTGAAGAACCTCGGCACCGATACCATCGACGTCTATCTCATCCACTGGCCGGACCGCCGCACCCCGTTCGAGGAGACGATGCGGGCCCTCGAGGATCTCGTCCGGCAGGGGAAGGTCCGCTTCGTCGGGGTCTCCAACTTCAAGCGCGAGGAGATCGAGGCGTGCATGCGCGTGCGGCGCGTGGACGTCGTTCAGTACGGCTGGAACCTGTTCGACCGCCGGATGCAGCGCGACGTCTTCCCCTATTGCCGGGACCAGGGGATCGGCGTCATGACGTACGGGTCGCTCGCCTACGGCCTCTTGACGGGTACGTTAACCGAGAACGTCGACTTCGGGTCCGGCTCGGATGATTGGCGCGCCCGGCGGGGCAACCTCGGATCGATCACGGCCTTCCAGACGCTCTTCGGCCCCGAGTACTTCCCGCGGAACGTGCGCGCGGTGGAGGAGCTGAAGGGCGTCGCGGCGCGCTACGGCCGGAGCTTGCCGCAGCTCGCGCTCCGCTGGGCGACCTCGAACCCGGTCGTCAACACGGCGCTCGTCGGCTGCCGCACCGTCGCCGAGGTCGAGGACAACGTCGGCGCGCTCGGCTGGTCGATCAGCGAGGCGGACCTCCGCGAGATCGACGCGATCTTCGCACGCCACGGCGTGAACACCGTCCCGGACGGCTGGATCGACGAGGGCACCTGA